One genomic window of Deltaproteobacteria bacterium includes the following:
- a CDS encoding thioesterase family protein: MTHTLERQTTSEMSAQRVYPHVPNVYATRAMVGHIEEVCADMVLAHLESGQQTVGIGMKFSHLAATPLGMKVRFEAKLTEIDGRKLTFEVVGFDEVEKIGEAVHQRFIIQTDKFNAKVAEKANKITS; the protein is encoded by the coding sequence ATGACACACACCCTGGAACGTCAGACTACCTCAGAGATGTCTGCCCAGAGAGTCTACCCGCATGTACCCAATGTCTATGCCACCCGAGCAATGGTGGGACACATCGAGGAGGTGTGCGCCGATATGGTCCTGGCCCATCTGGAATCAGGACAGCAAACGGTGGGCATCGGCATGAAGTTCAGCCACCTGGCAGCCACACCCCTTGGTATGAAGGTGCGCTTCGAGGCCAAACTCACTGAGATTGACGGCAGAAAGCTCACCTTCGAGGTTGTGGGTTTTGACGAGGTCGAAAAGATCGGCGAGGCAGTGCACCAACGCTTCATCATCCAGACGGATAAATTCAACGCCAAGGTCGCTGAAAAGGCAAACAAGATCACCAGCTGA
- a CDS encoding TatD family hydrolase — MLLKQPLQQQLGSTSTAMIDAHCHIYSEKYCHDRHEVMQRACHRLAGLVISAVDEQSLHKSLEIKRDYPGFVHLSAGYHPRVAAYLDDRRMQKLWQAIASVRHELVAVGEAGPDFHHVRDQRRRQRQFLLLEQALEHAEQWNLPLVVHARLAEEQTLEMLSCARTRVLFHSFNGSSAVARKAASRGFYLSFSALLFSNLELQRAVATLDPELLLVETDSPALSPFPDQPRNEPVFLEKVVSLLAKLLQWPPEKVAESTAANTCRFYGLSGSFDS, encoded by the coding sequence ATGTTATTGAAACAGCCGCTTCAGCAACAGCTCGGTTCGACCAGCACCGCCATGATCGATGCCCACTGCCACATCTATTCAGAAAAGTACTGTCATGATCGGCATGAGGTCATGCAGCGGGCCTGCCACCGCCTTGCCGGCCTGGTCATCTCTGCAGTGGACGAGCAGAGTCTGCACAAGAGTCTGGAGATAAAGAGAGACTACCCTGGTTTTGTCCACCTCAGTGCAGGCTACCATCCCAGAGTGGCAGCATACCTGGATGACCGCCGGATGCAGAAGCTCTGGCAGGCCATTGCCTCAGTCAGACATGAACTGGTGGCAGTGGGAGAGGCGGGCCCGGATTTCCACCATGTAAGGGATCAGCGCCGCCGACAGCGGCAGTTTCTCCTGCTGGAGCAGGCCCTGGAGCACGCTGAACAATGGAATCTTCCCCTGGTAGTACACGCCCGTCTGGCTGAAGAGCAGACCCTGGAGATGCTCAGCTGCGCCCGCACCCGGGTTCTGTTTCATTCTTTCAATGGCAGCAGCGCTGTGGCGCGCAAAGCTGCCAGCCGCGGCTTCTACCTGTCATTTTCCGCTCTTCTCTTCAGCAATTTGGAGCTGCAGCGAGCCGTGGCCACCCTGGACCCAGAACTCCTCCTGGTGGAAACCGATTCACCAGCCCTGTCTCCCTTCCCTGATCAGCCGAGAAACGAGCCAGTGTTTCTGGAAAAGGTTGTGTCCCTGCTGGCAAAACTGTTACAATGGCCGCCAGAGAAAGTTGCAGAGTCAACTGCGGCCAATACCTGCAGGTTCTATGGGTTGTCCGGGTCCTTCGATTCATAA
- a CDS encoding ABC transporter ATP-binding protein, whose translation MRKDMSVTTAKPLLAVRNLTVYYGENQALVRVSLSVCREQITSIVGPNGSGKTTFMKAVAGLIRPVQGEITFEQEPIQSLAVHEVVRKGIVYVPEGMSVFPFMTVGENLEVGAYTCRQEKERRLAFVLELFPVLAEKRKQLAGVLSGGQKRMLTLARGLMSGARLLMLDDPFLGLAPRDVNRLCHTLKVIRRHGITLFLAGQHVRRILKVATRAYLLEEGRITLSGTGDQLLDHPHLQESLFGVVSESAALVR comes from the coding sequence GTGCGAAAGGATATGTCAGTGACAACCGCCAAACCGCTTCTCGCGGTGCGCAACCTTACGGTTTATTACGGGGAAAACCAGGCCCTGGTTCGGGTCAGCCTCTCCGTATGCCGGGAGCAGATCACTTCCATAGTGGGTCCCAATGGTTCAGGCAAGACCACTTTTATGAAAGCGGTGGCCGGTCTCATCAGACCAGTGCAGGGCGAAATCACCTTCGAACAGGAGCCGATCCAGAGCCTGGCAGTGCATGAAGTAGTCAGGAAAGGCATCGTCTATGTGCCTGAAGGCATGAGCGTCTTCCCATTTATGACTGTGGGCGAGAATCTCGAAGTAGGCGCCTACACCTGCCGTCAGGAGAAAGAACGCCGGCTTGCCTTTGTCCTGGAACTCTTCCCGGTGCTCGCCGAGAAGCGCAAACAACTGGCTGGAGTCCTCAGCGGCGGCCAGAAGCGCATGCTCACTCTAGCGCGCGGCCTCATGAGCGGGGCGCGACTGCTCATGCTCGACGATCCTTTTCTCGGACTGGCGCCCAGGGATGTGAACAGACTGTGCCACACCCTGAAAGTGATCCGCCGGCACGGCATTACTCTGTTCCTCGCCGGGCAGCACGTGCGAAGAATTCTCAAGGTTGCCACCCGGGCCTATCTCCTGGAAGAAGGCAGAATCACCCTTTCGGGCACTGGTGATCAGCTTCTCGACCATCCTCATTTGCAAGAGAGCCTGTTCGGAGTGGTGTCCGAGTCTGCCGCACTGGTTCGCTAG
- a CDS encoding ABC transporter ATP-binding protein: MEEGEIIGLVGPNGAGKTTLFNIISGRYRADSGQIIFKSTDISRCQPYEICRLGISRTFQSSRPFARMTVLDNVVCGRVFGKGFHLRTREEDLEAARDLLALVGIAHKAELPAAELTLSEQRRLDLARALATRPKLLLLDEVAAGFSPVAVKMAVELVLRVRQRGVSLIIIDHFMNLSLRVSDRLLALDHGEVVAVGPPARVMRNREVIRAYLGLRHEDDS; the protein is encoded by the coding sequence ATGGAGGAAGGAGAAATTATCGGCCTGGTGGGGCCAAACGGCGCTGGCAAGACAACTCTTTTCAATATCATCAGCGGCCGCTATCGAGCCGACAGCGGCCAGATTATTTTCAAAAGTACCGACATCAGCCGCTGCCAACCTTATGAAATCTGTCGGCTGGGCATAAGCAGGACCTTTCAGTCTTCGCGGCCTTTTGCTAGGATGACAGTGCTGGACAATGTGGTGTGCGGCCGCGTCTTTGGCAAGGGCTTCCACTTGCGCACCAGAGAGGAGGACCTGGAGGCAGCCCGCGATCTTCTTGCCCTGGTGGGCATCGCCCACAAGGCCGAGCTGCCAGCGGCAGAGCTTACTTTGAGCGAACAGCGGCGGTTGGACCTGGCCCGGGCCCTTGCCACCAGGCCGAAGCTGCTGCTGCTGGACGAAGTTGCCGCCGGCTTCAGCCCCGTGGCAGTCAAAATGGCAGTGGAGCTGGTGCTGCGCGTGCGGCAGCGGGGCGTGAGCCTCATCATTATAGACCACTTTATGAACCTCAGCCTGCGAGTCTCGGACAGGCTGCTTGCCCTGGACCATGGTGAGGTGGTGGCAGTGGGGCCGCCAGCTCGAGTGATGCGCAATCGTGAGGTGATCCGGGCATACCTCGGGCTGCGCCACGAGGATGATTCGTGA
- a CDS encoding branched-chain amino acid ABC transporter permease, protein MQALLSTIRKTFSRADMGGLFVGSAVLFCLPLILPVNDYVLQVLTHALLLAILAMAWNVLGLCGAISLGHAAFFGVGSYTSALLSMNLGFTVWLSIPLAGITAAAVGLLMGLVCTRLRGAYFALATLAFVEIPKVITDNWDSLTRGSLGLVGLPKFPSLQLPFWQLQYGSAAGSYYLVLLYGFFIGSVVLCLFRSNFGLALEAIREEEIAAAAVGISVNRFRLLALLGSAAITGIGGGCYAHLIRYIEPDLVYSLRFSTVPMIFALCGGRFTALGPALAALLIYPLDQFVFHPLLPAGHEFVYGLVLIITILFMPEGLWSKLRRTT, encoded by the coding sequence GCTTTTCTGCCTGCCCCTGATCTTGCCAGTCAACGATTACGTTCTGCAGGTATTGACCCACGCCCTGCTGCTGGCCATCCTGGCCATGGCCTGGAATGTTCTCGGCCTCTGTGGCGCCATATCCCTGGGACACGCGGCCTTCTTTGGAGTGGGGAGCTATACTTCCGCCCTGCTGAGCATGAACCTGGGCTTTACTGTCTGGCTGAGCATTCCCCTTGCCGGCATAACAGCCGCGGCCGTCGGTCTGCTCATGGGGCTGGTCTGTACCAGACTGCGAGGCGCTTACTTTGCTCTGGCAACTCTCGCCTTTGTGGAGATTCCTAAAGTAATCACCGACAACTGGGACAGCCTGACGCGGGGTTCTCTCGGTCTGGTTGGTCTGCCGAAATTCCCTTCTCTACAATTGCCATTCTGGCAGCTGCAATACGGCAGCGCTGCGGGCTCCTACTACCTTGTGCTGCTCTATGGTTTTTTTATAGGCTCTGTGGTGCTCTGCCTGTTTCGCAGCAACTTCGGCCTGGCTCTGGAGGCTATCCGCGAAGAGGAGATCGCCGCCGCAGCTGTGGGAATCTCGGTGAACAGATTTCGGCTGCTGGCCTTGCTCGGCAGTGCGGCAATCACAGGCATAGGCGGCGGCTGCTATGCTCATCTCATCCGCTATATCGAGCCGGATCTGGTATACAGTCTACGTTTTTCCACGGTGCCCATGATCTTTGCCCTCTGCGGCGGCCGCTTTACTGCCCTGGGCCCGGCACTGGCAGCTCTGCTTATCTACCCCCTGGATCAATTTGTTTTTCATCCACTGCTGCCTGCTGGACACGAGTTTGTCTATGGCCTGGTCCTCATCATAACCATCCTATTCATGCCAGAAGGCTTATGGAGTAAACTGCGAAGGACGACGTGA